Proteins encoded in a region of the Sulfurimonas marina genome:
- a CDS encoding 4Fe-4S binding protein, translated as MVEYVQRDKNDLLKYKITAFLFKNQSFLMALRVLIAVVFFYAIYYGYAHPGKENIFTSAVFWGVFWALFMVVTLPTLGRVFCGVCPHGFIGKYITKYGLQKKMPKWMQNRYIGIAILMIGWWGVYYAYPGLFRSPLGTAVMFTVMTLLAFGLYFVYRDMSYCKSVCPIGVLSRAYSKMSFTWIGTYKDECSSCKTFDCASVCDQNLKPFTFDKRNSMTDCTLCMDCTSACEAVAFKVKKPSFSLFGKFQSMPAEIWAYLLILAAIPITMSFHHGINRSNAADDMIWSKTAHFFEQYINFGSMDAVGLFSFVYAVVFSVAAALIGMFIASKVLQKDFKTTFYDLGYSYAPLFIIGSIAHTLESFFTRGSAKIAEGFAQGLGITLDVAPLASRGDSWLHIFGALKWIAIVWALVILYKRLAKIDATKMKKMVAFPFAASLIIFFLSVNIYRGYVFKTYGVAKHSHHAMQHKTVNSKG; from the coding sequence ATGGTTGAATATGTACAAAGAGATAAGAATGATTTGTTGAAATATAAAATTACAGCATTTCTTTTTAAAAACCAGAGCTTTTTAATGGCTTTAAGAGTATTGATCGCAGTGGTGTTTTTTTATGCGATCTACTATGGATATGCCCATCCTGGAAAAGAAAATATTTTTACATCAGCAGTATTTTGGGGAGTGTTTTGGGCTTTATTTATGGTTGTAACGCTTCCTACTTTAGGTCGTGTATTTTGCGGTGTTTGCCCACACGGTTTTATAGGTAAGTATATAACAAAGTACGGTTTACAAAAGAAGATGCCAAAATGGATGCAAAATAGATATATAGGCATCGCTATTTTAATGATTGGTTGGTGGGGTGTGTACTATGCATATCCGGGATTATTTCGCAGTCCGCTTGGTACAGCTGTAATGTTTACTGTGATGACTCTGTTAGCTTTTGGACTCTATTTTGTTTATAGAGATATGAGTTATTGTAAATCTGTTTGTCCTATTGGAGTACTAAGCCGTGCGTATTCGAAGATGTCGTTTACTTGGATCGGAACATATAAAGATGAGTGTAGTTCTTGTAAAACTTTTGATTGTGCAAGTGTATGTGACCAGAATCTAAAACCTTTTACTTTTGACAAACGTAACTCTATGACCGATTGTACACTTTGTATGGATTGTACAAGTGCATGTGAAGCAGTGGCTTTTAAAGTAAAAAAACCTTCATTTTCACTTTTTGGCAAGTTCCAGAGTATGCCGGCTGAGATCTGGGCATACCTATTGATTTTGGCAGCTATTCCTATAACGATGTCTTTTCATCATGGGATCAACAGATCAAATGCAGCAGATGATATGATCTGGAGTAAAACGGCACACTTTTTTGAACAATATATCAATTTCGGTTCTATGGATGCAGTTGGGTTATTCTCATTTGTCTATGCCGTTGTATTTTCAGTAGCAGCAGCACTTATTGGGATGTTCATTGCCTCAAAAGTGTTACAAAAAGATTTTAAAACAACATTTTACGATCTCGGATACTCTTATGCTCCGCTGTTTATTATCGGTTCAATTGCACATACCCTAGAGAGTTTTTTCACTCGCGGTTCTGCAAAAATTGCCGAAGGATTTGCTCAGGGGTTAGGAATAACTTTAGATGTTGCACCATTAGCAAGCCGAGGTGACAGTTGGCTACATATTTTTGGAGCACTGAAGTGGATTGCGATTGTTTGGGCATTAGTAATTTTATATAAAAGATTGGCCAAAATTGATGCAACTAAAATGAAAAAGATGGTAGCATTCCCTTTTGCAGCATCATTGATCATATTTTTTCTTTCTGTAAATATTTACAGAGGATATGTGTTCAAAACTTACGGAGTTGCTAAACACTCTCATCATGCAATGCAACACAAAACAGTAAACAGTAAAGGGTAG